Proteins found in one Gemmatimonadota bacterium genomic segment:
- the nifS gene encoding cysteine desulfurase NifS encodes MASIYLDHNATTPVRSEVFDVMEPFFRNRFGNASSIHRYGQDARAAVEEARARVAGLVNARPGEIYFTSGGTESDNLAIKGTAYARRACGRHIITTNIEHSAVLNSCAFLEREGFKVTYLPVDEFGRVDPGQVEDALTGQTILVSIMHANNEIGTVQSVGEIGRIARARGVCFHTDAVQSAGKLPVDVEAMGADLLSLSGHKIYGPKGVGAIYIRKGVDIEPTAHGGHHENDVRSGTENTVGIVGLGKAAELAAEERESEYRHLSGMRDALEARIRVEIEGVRVNGHPERRLPGTLNVSFPGAEGESLIMSLDLAGIAVSTGSACTSGAIEPSHVLLALGRDPRTALGSVRFSFGRDNTMGDVDCVMDSLPGIVARLREVSAAQVPG; translated from the coding sequence ATGGCGAGCATCTACCTGGATCATAACGCGACCACGCCGGTCAGGTCCGAAGTCTTCGATGTCATGGAACCCTTCTTCAGAAACCGGTTCGGCAACGCGTCGAGCATCCACCGGTACGGACAGGATGCGCGTGCGGCCGTGGAAGAGGCACGGGCCCGGGTGGCCGGCCTGGTGAACGCACGGCCCGGCGAGATCTATTTCACCAGCGGCGGCACCGAGTCCGACAACCTGGCGATCAAGGGAACCGCCTACGCACGCAGGGCCTGCGGCAGGCACATCATCACGACGAACATCGAACATTCGGCCGTGCTGAACAGTTGTGCTTTTCTCGAGCGGGAAGGTTTTAAAGTAACCTACCTTCCCGTGGACGAATTCGGCCGGGTCGATCCGGGACAGGTGGAGGACGCCCTGACCGGCCAGACGATCCTGGTCAGTATCATGCACGCGAACAATGAGATCGGCACGGTCCAGTCCGTGGGCGAAATCGGAAGGATCGCCCGGGCGCGCGGCGTGTGCTTCCACACGGACGCGGTGCAGTCCGCCGGCAAGCTGCCGGTCGACGTGGAAGCGATGGGCGCGGACCTCCTTTCGCTTTCGGGCCACAAGATCTACGGCCCAAAGGGGGTGGGGGCCATCTACATCCGCAAGGGCGTCGATATCGAACCCACAGCCCACGGCGGCCATCATGAAAACGACGTGCGATCCGGCACGGAGAATACCGTGGGCATCGTGGGACTGGGCAAGGCCGCCGAACTGGCGGCCGAAGAGCGGGAAAGTGAATACCGGCATCTGTCCGGAATGCGCGATGCCCTGGAAGCGCGCATCCGGGTCGAGATCGAGGGCGTGCGGGTGAACGGGCATCCGGAACGGCGCCTGCCCGGCACGCTGAACGTGTCCTTCCCCGGCGCGGAAGGCGAATCGCTGATCATGAGCCTGGATCTCGCGGGCATCGCCGTGTCCACCGGATCGGCCTGCACTTCGGGCGCCATCGAACCGTCCCACGTGCTGCTGGCGCTGGGCAGGGACCCGCGCACCGCCCTCGGTTCGGTCCGGTTCAGCTTCGGGCGGGACAATACCATGGGGGACGTGGACTGCGTCATGGACAGCCTGCCCGGCATCGTAGCCCGCCTCCGCGAAGTTTCCGCCGCGCAGGTGCCCGGTTGA
- the mnmA gene encoding tRNA 2-thiouridine(34) synthase MnmA: protein MPASTHSSVRGEDATASAFDPKVNRLPPAGSKVVVAMSGGVDSSVAAAMLKEAGCEVIGVTMHLWDYDRVGGNAQFEHGCCTVEDRNDARVVAGRLGIPYYVVDFREEFERGVISNFVSEYLQGRTPNPCVACNSRVKFGVLLDRARELGADYVATGHYARVALDGTADEAGQVDNGDRAGQADQAGRLVLKRGIDRNKDQSYALWEMTQEELARTAFPVGMLTKAQTREIAERLAPRVAAKKDSYEICFIQDRGHERFLREWTANHPVDTDEGLLAIEDPIRPGPIVDTNGQILGEHRGHPLYTIGQRKGLGLAAGRPVYVVDILPDTNTIVVGDDEDLLSDRLIADGVNWHTADAPAGEVRGQAKIRYRQEATPAVITPCEPGVVRVDFEYPQRAVTPGQSVVFYDGETVLGGGIIRE from the coding sequence ATGCCGGCGTCAACTCATTCTTCTGTCCGCGGCGAAGACGCCACGGCTTCCGCTTTCGATCCCAAGGTCAACCGGCTGCCGCCGGCAGGATCGAAAGTCGTCGTGGCCATGAGCGGTGGTGTGGACAGCTCGGTGGCGGCCGCGATGCTCAAGGAAGCGGGCTGCGAGGTCATCGGCGTCACGATGCACCTGTGGGACTACGACCGCGTGGGCGGCAATGCGCAGTTCGAACACGGCTGCTGCACGGTCGAGGACCGCAACGACGCGCGGGTCGTGGCCGGCAGGCTCGGCATCCCCTACTACGTGGTGGATTTCCGCGAGGAGTTCGAGCGGGGTGTCATCTCCAATTTCGTCTCTGAGTACTTGCAGGGTCGCACGCCCAATCCCTGCGTCGCCTGCAACAGCCGGGTGAAGTTCGGCGTGCTGCTCGACCGGGCCCGTGAACTCGGCGCCGACTACGTGGCGACCGGACACTACGCCCGGGTGGCGCTGGATGGAACGGCGGACGAGGCGGGACAGGTAGACAATGGGGACCGGGCGGGCCAGGCTGACCAGGCGGGCCGCTTGGTCTTGAAGCGGGGCATCGATCGAAACAAGGACCAGTCCTACGCCCTGTGGGAGATGACCCAGGAAGAGCTGGCCCGGACCGCCTTCCCCGTCGGCATGCTCACGAAGGCGCAGACGCGGGAAATCGCCGAACGACTCGCGCCGCGGGTGGCCGCCAAAAAGGACAGCTACGAGATCTGCTTCATCCAGGACCGGGGCCATGAGAGGTTCCTCAGGGAGTGGACGGCGAATCACCCTGTGGATACAGACGAGGGGCTGCTGGCCATTGAGGACCCCATACGGCCGGGACCGATCGTGGACACGAACGGCCAAATCCTGGGTGAGCACCGGGGGCATCCCCTCTACACGATCGGGCAGCGCAAGGGGCTTGGCCTGGCCGCGGGACGCCCGGTGTACGTGGTCGACATCCTGCCCGATACGAATACCATCGTGGTGGGCGACGACGAGGATCTCCTCAGCGACCGGCTCATCGCGGACGGGGTCAACTGGCATACCGCGGATGCCCCGGCGGGAGAGGTCCGCGGCCAGGCCAAGATCCGGTACCGGCAGGAAGCGACGCCCGCGGTCATCACGCCCTGCGAACCCGGCGTCGTGCGGGTAGACTTCGAGTATCCCCAGCGGGCGGTCACGCCGGGACAGTCCGTCGTGTTCTATGACGGCGAGACGGTCCTGGGAGGCGGCATCATCCGCGAATGA
- a CDS encoding iron-sulfur cluster assembly scaffold protein — MYSSTVMDHFHSPRNVGDLPDADGVGNAGNPISGNTIALYLRIADGTVTDAKFRTFGCAASIAASSMVTEWVIGRTTEEAASIENHTIADALGGLPPTKMHCSAMAADGVRTAIEDYRSRHGQESVI, encoded by the coding sequence ATGTACTCATCCACCGTAATGGACCACTTTCACTCACCCCGCAACGTGGGGGATCTTCCCGACGCGGACGGCGTGGGCAACGCCGGAAACCCCATCAGCGGGAATACCATTGCATTGTATTTGAGGATCGCGGACGGGACCGTCACGGACGCGAAGTTCAGGACCTTCGGCTGTGCGGCGTCTATCGCGGCGAGCAGTATGGTCACCGAATGGGTGATCGGCAGGACGACCGAAGAGGCCGCGTCCATCGAAAACCATACGATCGCGGATGCCCTGGGTGGACTTCCGCCTACCAAGATGCACTGCTCCGCCATGGCCGCGGACGGCGTGCGGACGGCGATCGAGGATTACCGGTCAAGGCACGGTCAGGAAAGCGTGATATGA
- a CDS encoding lysophospholipid acyltransferase family protein has translation MFRMKLSHRLEYAGLRVLMSLTRRLAPACASRVGDVLGALVFHVTGMRKKLVREHMARVFGMTGDSEELRAMSRSVYRQLGRTAVEHARLLAGRTADLRDRLAVSGEAHIAHARERGRGVILITGHFGYWELLGATVAILGYPITVVSKKLHNPAVDRLVHAGRERLGMAVATMDKAPAAVFRALRRNECVGLLADQDAGAGGVFVDFLGTRASTYQGPALFALRTGAPIVPCFIIRSGPERHRVCFETPIEAIPTGDEPGDIARITQAYTDVLARYIMDYPDHWFWVHRRWKTPAPDDTNHEK, from the coding sequence ATGTTTCGAATGAAGCTGTCGCATCGGCTCGAATACGCGGGACTTCGGGTGTTGATGTCGCTGACCAGGCGGCTTGCGCCTGCCTGCGCATCTCGGGTGGGCGATGTACTCGGGGCACTGGTCTTTCACGTGACCGGCATGAGGAAGAAGCTGGTCAGGGAGCACATGGCCCGGGTCTTCGGGATGACCGGGGATTCCGAGGAGCTCAGGGCCATGTCCCGGTCCGTCTACCGCCAATTGGGCCGTACCGCCGTGGAACACGCCCGCCTGCTCGCGGGGAGGACGGCGGATCTGCGGGACCGGCTCGCCGTCTCGGGAGAAGCGCATATCGCCCATGCCCGCGAGAGGGGCCGCGGGGTCATACTGATCACCGGCCATTTCGGTTACTGGGAGTTGCTTGGCGCGACGGTCGCAATACTCGGCTATCCCATTACCGTCGTCTCGAAGAAGCTGCACAATCCCGCCGTCGATCGCCTGGTGCACGCGGGACGCGAGCGGTTGGGCATGGCGGTAGCCACGATGGACAAAGCGCCGGCCGCCGTCTTCAGGGCGCTTCGGCGCAACGAATGCGTCGGGTTGCTCGCGGACCAGGACGCGGGGGCCGGCGGGGTGTTCGTCGATTTTCTGGGAACGAGGGCGTCCACCTACCAGGGACCGGCGCTTTTCGCGTTGCGCACGGGCGCTCCCATCGTGCCGTGTTTCATCATTCGATCCGGCCCGGAACGGCACCGAGTCTGTTTCGAAACCCCGATCGAAGCGATTCCGACCGGTGACGAACCGGGCGACATCGCACGGATTACCCAGGCCTACACGGACGTGTTGGCCCGGTACATCATGGATTATCCCGATCACTGGTTCTGGGTACACCGGCGGTGGAAGACCCCGGCGCCCGACGATACAAATCACGAAAAGTAA